From Oreochromis niloticus isolate F11D_XX unplaced genomic scaffold, O_niloticus_UMD_NMBU tig00001544_pilon_1183777-1232742, whole genome shotgun sequence:
TCGTCCACCAGCAAAACGAGTCTGGGCAACCGATGATTTCCACACGGCATCAAATTCTCCACCTAAAAAGGTATGCCCACAAATGCCTATAACCAATTAGTATACATGTGATGTTTGCTGTATATCACCGGGGTTGATATTTAGTCTTTCACCTTAAGTGTGCTTGCTAACTCGTACTAAATATACTAAAATGTTAGACTAAACATGTACATTTGTCAATTTCTTTCATCAGACTCCTAAAATGCAGACATCTCAACAGctatttctgtctgtctgtttagcTATTTCTATATCTAttgttctgaaaaaacttttatACCATTTTATACTTAAAGCTTCAGATAAATTGACATCCACAGTgaaaagcagtgcaaataaatacaaacatgaTTTTGTGACACTCATCTTTTCTCAAGATGGTTGTCAGTGTATTCTGTTTCAATCACATTTAACCTGTAACTGaattttgtgtcatttctttACAAAACGTAACACAACTATGAAACGTGTTTTTATGGCACGTGTACAGAACCATCTGGTTTAATCTGAAATCAGTGAATGAATTACATCTAATTTAAGAGCATCTGAGATCCTGTTACGAATAATATGTAAACAGGATTTCCTttcatatatttgtatttaggCTGCAATTtagttgatgtttgaaggccCGCAGCAACCTAAAATAATGTGTTATACTGAAAGAAATTAACTGCTTTGAAAATATGAGGAGCAGAAGGTACAGGTATGACCTTTGtaaaaggtcattaaaaaaacagcactAAAGCAAATTACAGATATCTAcaatatttgtcatttttacttcccacctctgctctctcccactctctctcACTGTTCCTGTCACTGTCTTTCTGCCTGTCTCTTTCTGGCTTATCTGATGCTGTGTATCTTTAGATTATGCTGTAATATGATTGAGGAGTGATATAATTTGGCTTCATTTGCCTGAacattgtttcattattttaccatagttaaaaaaatgtttttactttacaaGAAACTCTAAATTTATACAACTCTTGCCACTTAAAAATGTCTTACATCATTGTACCAAGAGTTACATATGTTTTTGCTCAACCTTGAAATGCATATCATTAAATACTAAACAATAACATGTCACCTTTACCATTCCTTGATCAGCCTTTCCACAACATAAATCAACAACTACTGACAGAGGAGCTACAGAGCAACGCAGTTCAGCACTTCTGGTGTGTCAGTGCAACTCATTGTCAAAGTAATAAAAGGTACACAAAATTCTCTCGAAATCATCAGTGCACATGTAATGCCCTCACATTCCTGGCCTACCTTAATGAGGAACACCAGTTCAACACAGCCCGACTTGATAAGGTGCTTGAACAGGGAGATGCACTCTACTGTTGGATTAAAACAAATCTAAAGCAGGAGAGGCGTTATACACAAGATCATCTGACCATGGAGGACCTGCCCAAAGAAGTTCATGCTGACATAAACGTCTACAGTGTGAAAATGGACAACATAAGGTATGGATACCTGAAAGCAGCAGACAAAACTTACCAAAGAAAAGAGTGGTGGTTGCCTCTTGCTAGTTGCCTTGTATGTCTGTCAACAGATGTGAACTATGCTTTGCTCATGGTTTCACCTCAGTGCATTGCAGTTTTCCGTGACAAATCTGGGAGGTATGGATTATTTGATTCACATTCAAGAAGTGCAGCAGGTTTACCCCAGCCAAATGGAACAGCAGTCATGCTCACTTTCACTCATGTGAATGACCTGATCACCCACCTGCATAATCTTTTTCAAAATCAAGGCAGGTATGCAAGATATGAGTTTGTGCCTGTTTCTTTCAAAAGAGTCAGCACTCACAACGAACAGCCTGCACAGTCAACTCAAGCAACACCAGGAGCAACAGCTACATCACCACAAAATGATGAACCACAAATCACAAATCCCACTGTGCAAGTGCCTCAACCAGAATCAGCCCAAACCTACATGACAATGTTAGAAAGTGCTTTAAACCCACAACAAGACAAAATGGCTTCAAATCAAATTTGTGAACATCAACTTGAAACATCTGTTGATCCAACAAGCAACATCCAAACAGAACAACAAGAAAATCTTGAACTCAATAATGAAAGAGATAAAGTCATAgataacccccccccaaaaaagcaagaaatgtgTGCAGATTAAATAAACGACGACGTGGGAAAGCTATTCGTGAAGCTCAAAAAAGTCACAAGCAGCATgtaaaagctaaagaaaaatcTTCATCTGAAGACTTGGCAAagaagataaacaaaaaaagacacgaaAAGGAACGATATGCCTGCTTTCCTGAATTTCGAATGAAAAAATTACAGGCTGTGAAAACTCAATATGCTCAAAACTGTCATCGCcataaacaaaaactgttatcAGCCAAAGATTATTATGCAAATCCTCATATTCAAGAGAAGATAAAAGCCCACAATGTGAAGAGATACCAAAATGATCctcattttcaacaaaaaaagagagactacATTATCAGAAGATACACCACAGATGCCAGCTTTCGAACCAGACAGAAACAATATGTGTTCTGAAGatacaacacggatgctgactttcaaagcagacagaagcaatatctggtccaaaACTACAACACGGATACTGACTTTCgaagcagacagaaaaaatacatGAGCCAGAAATACAGAgaggatgatgtcagagaaaggAAGATGGGCATACATAAGAACAAAATATACATCGGATCCAAACTACaggcacaaacacaaaaaatcaaTTCATGCCAGGTATCATAATGACTCACAATTCAGACTGCACCATATACAGCGCTGTGCCCAGTACCAGAGACACAAAATGGCTACCACTGCATCTTTCGCCATTTATAAAAAGTTGTGTGCACagagaataaagaagaaatacagaCGACTAGTAACACAATTCCAGCAGGGTCCACAGTCTGAAGCACAGCCCCAGCTTGTAGTGAATAGTGTGATGCAAGCAGCCACATTAGCTTTCCGTGAAACAATTCAGTTAGGACCCACCCATGTCTGTACAGTGTGCCACAGAACTCTGTTTCCTAATCAAgttaaacactgcaaaagatcaAAGTATGTTAAAAATAGTCACATTGTTGACACTTACTTGACAGGAAAATTTGTCCATGTTTGTGATAGTGAATGTACAGCTAATTGTACCTTTCCAAAACAATGGATGTAGAATTTGTAACAgaatgcttcaaaataaagaCGAAGTGGAGAGACTGATAAATAACAAAGATGCAACACGCTTCATGAAACCTCTGAGAGGTACTCCAGCCTATTGGGAGAAGGCACTGAAAGATCTCTATGCTATGGTCAGACAGTTAGGAAAGCCAActtttttcctgacattttcagctgctgaaatgagaTGGCCTGAGGTTGTTGAGGTCATAAAAACTCAACAAGGTGAACAAGTGGATTTTTCACAACTTTACTGGAacacaaagtgtgaaattctccGAAGCAACCCTGTGACTGTGATGCGATTGTTTGAAAAAAGAGTCGATGCACTAATGACAACACTGATCCTGTCCGCGGCACAGCCCATCGGTGAAGTAGAAGattacttttatcgagtggagtTTCAGGCCAGAGGTAGCCCTCATATCCATTTACTGgtttgggtcaaagatgcacctAAATTTGGAAGGGACCTTGAAGACCACGTGTACAAATTTATTGACAAGTACATAACATGTAAGATGCCTGACCAAAATGCCGATCCTGAACTTCACAAAATTGTGTCTGAGGTTCAAGTCCACAGCAGAAATCACTCCAGATCCTGTAAAAAAGGTAATGTGTCATGTAGGTTTGGGTTCCCCAAACTACCCGTAGACCAAACAATGATCACTTCCCCAAGCccagatgatgacgatgatcacAATGATAAGCAGCATAGCACAAGTAAGGAGAAAGgcataaatgaaaaacaaaagcaaaaaaacagacgAATGGCTCtcgcaaaaaaacagaaagaggccaaagaaaaactccagCCATTGAGAGATTTGCTCTGTGACCCAAGTTCCTCGTTTGAAGActtgtctgagctgcttcacaaACGCAAATTAACTTATGAACAATACTTGGATTGTGTCTTCAATTTAAGCAATGGCCATGTCATCCTCTTAAAGCGTGAACCTAATGACTGCTGGGTGAATGCATACAATGCAGATCTGCTGAGGGCCTGGAATGCCAACATGGACATCCAATATGTCATTGATGACTACAGCTGCCTGATGTACATGATGTCTTATGTCTCTAAACCCGAATTTGAGATGACACAATTTCTTAATGgagtcatccaggaggtcaaaaagtccaatgtcaatgaaagagatgaaatgaaacagatAATGCAGGCATATGCTAAACACAGAGAAGTCAGTGCCCAAGAATCCGTGGCAAGGACATGCAGCCTGCCACTAAAAAAGTGTTCACGCAGTGTGGTGTTCATACAGACTGATGATGATGCCCTGAAAATGAGTCTCCTGATGAGCAGGTTGCAGAGCATGGCACCAGATGATGAAAATATGTGGATGTCTGGATTGCcagaaaaatatgcaaacagaCCCAGAACACCTGATTTTGAAAGAATGTGTTTGGCTGAATTTGCTTCAGAGTACAGGATTCTCTACAGCCGTCAAACAGAGTCAAAAAATGCCATCCCTCTTTTGAATAACATGGGTTATATTCAAAAGAGAACAAGAGGGAAACCTGCAATAATCAGATATCCTTGGTtctcagaaaagaaacaaccaGAGAAGTTTTATAGCAGACtactaaaactttatttttcacatcGATCAAATGATGACcttaaacacacaaaatacCCCACATCCGAACAGTtctacaaaagtggacgaaaacaTGGTTTTGCAGTACGGCCAATTGTTACCTTTAACAAAAAGCGTTATGAAAGCCATGGCAAAACAATGGAAAGGGCACTGGAACAGATTGAACAACAAGGCCCACTTATCAATGCATGGAACACCTTTGCACCTGAGGTTGAAGTAGATCGTTTAGAGTGTGTGGCCCAACGACAATCCAGACATGACACTGACGAAAATGAaatggacattgttccagactaCCAAGTCAGTGGTAGCAGCAGTGGAACCATGTCAGCAATCATAGCACCAAAGCTGAGCCcagactttgtcagaaaaatgtaCCAAAGTCTGAATGAAACCCAAGCATCCATATTCTACGCAGTGCCTGAGTGGTGTTTCAAACTTGTGTGGGGTCACTGTCCTGAgcagttcttttattttgtctctggaGGAGCTGGCTGTGGAAAATCACATGTTATCAAGTGCATATATGAGGAGGCAACAAAGATTTTGAACCAACTCCCCAGATTCCGTGACCAAGCAGACATGTCCTACCCTGCAGTACTGCTGACTGCATTTACTGGCACTGCAGCTTTTAACATATCTGGGAAAACACTGCAGTCTCTGCTAAAGCTgccaaaatctttaaaaccGCCTTATCAGGGACTGGGGAATGCACTGGATGAAGtgagagcttcactttcaaATGCAGAGATTCTGATCATTGATGAGATATCTATGGTTTCTAAAGACCTTTTTGCCTACATTCACTGGAGACTTCAGCAGATCAAAGGAAACAAGAAGCCTTTTGGTGGGATGTCTATCCTTGCAGTAGGAGacttttaccagctgccaccccTTGGAAAAGCCAAACCACTCTGTGTGTACGAGGACAATGTCCTTGATCTCTGGAAAGACTATTTCCACATGGTCAACCTGACATAAATCATGCGACAGAAAGATGatcattcttttgctgaagttctgAACAGGATAAGAGTGAAGCAAAAAACAGATTCTCTTGAAGCCAATGATAAAGCCTTGCTCACTCAGGCTATCCATGACCTAAAAGACTGTCCAtctaatgtattacacatttatGCTACAAACAAAGAGGTCGACAAACACAATTCAGCAACTGTAACTGCTCTTCATTCTGATATCATAAATATTCAGGCCGAAGACTACAGAAAAGACCCACGAACGGGTGAGATGGTCCTCCTGGCAGATATGATGAAAGGCAACAAAAGAGATTTACCTGATAACATACAAGCTGCACCTGGAGTGCGTGTTATGATTATTAGAAAtttggatgttgaagatgggctTTTAATGGGACATTCGGAACAATCATGAACATTGTGACAGCCACACAGGATGgaccaaaaactgtgaatctcatTGGACTTGCGCTGGACAATCAAAATTCTGGGCAAAAATTTCGCAGAAAAATACAAGGATCCTCAGACAACCTGGTATATATTGAGAAATGTGAAGAATCCACAAGTAAAAAAGGAGTTCTTCGCAGGCAATTTCCAATGAAGTTGGCCTTTGCATGTACAGCTCACAAAGTACAAGGCATGACAATGGAGTCAGCAGTAGTATGCTTGAAGCGTGTTTTCGAACCTGGAATGGCCTATGTTGCACTCAGCCGCACAACCTCACTTAAAGGACTGTACATCACAGACTTTGATGAAAGGAAAATCTATGCTGATCCTGCCATCACAGATGCACTCAAAAATATGAGACATGCATCATTTGAGAATGCAAGACCACTGTTGCAATTCTTAAAATCAGTAGTTCCCACAGTCCCCACGTTGACAATTATCCATCACAATGCACAAGGTCTCCCAACTCACATGGAGGACATGAGATGCCACCATGAACTCAGCCTTGCTGATGTTTTATGTATCACAGAAACTCACTTGTCTGGATCATCTGTTTCTCCCCGCTTCCAGCTGGAACAATACAACATGGCCACACGCAACAGACACGTCTCTTACACAAACCATACAGACATGGCAAAGGTAAATGGCGGTGGAGTTGCAATGTACTACAAGACAATTCTTACAGCAGAGTCTCGAAAATACCTGCAAAATGTGACTGACCttgaatttgtttttgtcaaGGTTGAATCGCCAGTCACAGCTTTGATAGCAACTGTATACAGGCCGCCAAATTACAACCACGTGAGGTTTTTACCACAAATGCAATGTCTTTTGGACTCATTGGAAATGATGAATTGCCAACCAATTATTGTTTGTGGAGACTTCAATGAGGACCTTATGAGCAGAGGAAAAAACCCCATCCAAGAACTGTTTCAGTCAAGAGGATATGCACAACTTATTACTGCTGCAACTACCGAAAAACACACATTGATTGATCACCTTTACATATCACAGCCATATGCCTGCctccaatcaggtgttctgaatACATATCACAGTTATCACAACCCCATTTATTGTGTAATTCACTAACacaaaatgactgcaaggtTGTGAGGGATATGGACTTGCCAAGTGTGGGCTGTGTCGCCCATTCCTTTCTACCCTGTGTGAATGAGGATCTGCTGTCTCAGTGCAGCGTGACAAAGACCCTGCCCAATGAAAGGAAGATTGTAGGCCATTTAAACACTCCCTATTGGCCTACTGTTGCCTAGAAGTCATACAGATGGACCTAAATATGGATATCAACATCTACAGCAAGATGTACAGGTGAGTCCTCTTGTAACATTCTTTAATGtacttctattttattattaattccTATACACTCTGAGCCGAATTTGTTGCAAAATAAAGTCAATCATGTTCTCTTATACGCACACACAACAGAACAGCAGCCTCTACATGGTGCGAAGCCTACTGCAACAAAAACGTGATCTTAGTGTCTTTGCAACTGAGCACACTCTACCAGCAACACTGACAGCTCACCAGTGGGAGCTGATAGATAAGACTGCTCTCATCCATTGAAGAGCTGACCAGAAACGTGAACAGaaagactgcaactgcacctgatgggatccctgccataacaggtaattgtatttttgtttcttactttatattgtaacatttgatattgatattgtttgaaacaaactataatctcatccattcattaagtcatccattcattcataactcctcagatgtgttctgtccagtgaaGGCAGTGGAGAAGCCCTACACTGATGTTGAAACTGTGCCACTCTTCTAGAAACCGGCTACAAGGATGGGCAGgtatagtgaaattaaaatgcaccttttgtACAACAGGTTTATATACAATCAAGTGatcaaaagacaccagtattaaaccCATTTAAGCCAACTATATGCCTTGACTGgaactgtatacaggccaccaaattacagccacgtgtGGTTTTTACCTCGCATAGCAACTTACCTGTTTTGACACTGTTGATCATGCTGTCCTAAAAAACAGACTGCTCAGCCTTGGATTGTCAGAACATGCAATAGCGTGGTTCTCAAATTATCTGAATAATAGAACCCAGTACATTAAACTTGAAGGTCTTTGTTCTAAATTTGTTGCTGTCCACAAGGGGGTGCCACAGGGCTCAGTTTTGGGTCcccttctgtttcttttatatATCAATGACTTGGGTCAAAAGGTCTCAGACacaaatttgcatttttatgctgACGATACAGTTATTTACTGTTATGGATCATCTCTTGCTCAGGCCATTGAAACCTTACAGAAAGCCTTTGTTGCTTTCCAGCATTCACTTATCCAGCTAAAATTAGTTCTCAATGCTGACAAGACTAAGCTAATGTTGTTTTCTAAGTCAAAGAAGGTCCCGGAGCCTATTCCAGTGGTGTCCACCCTTGAAGGAAATGTCATAGAGATAGTTCATGAATATAAATACCTTGGTGTCTGGATAGATGACTCCTTTACCTTTAAACCACATATAGAGAGACTTGTAAAGAAACTGAGGCTGAAACttcgttttttttcccccccgtaATAAACAGTGCTTTTCTTTTGCAGTAAAAAAACGTCTTGTCACTGCAACCTTTTTATCTGTGTTAGATTATGGTGACATTCTGTATATGAACGCTTCTTCTTCATGTCTTCTAATGTTGGACACGATGTATTATGCTTCCTTGAGGTTTATTACCAACTGTAGATATCTGACCCATCACTGTGACTTGTACTTAAGAGTAAAATGGCCTTCTTTGGCCATTAGAAGACAGGGGCATTGGTACACTTTTATTTACAAAGCTATGCTTGGATTGCTGCCTCCTTATATTTGTACTTTGGTCACAAGGACAAATAGTGGTTCTTATTCCTTGCATTCAAATgatcagctgctgctgtctgttccCCTTGTCCGCACAGAGTTGGGTAAGAAAGCCTTTGTCCACTCTGCGCCTTTTTCGTGGAACCTGTTACAGAAAGACTGGAAACTGACTGAACTGttgtctttaaatgtttttaaaactaaactcaAAGGCCTACAGACTGCCTCAATAATGTGTAattgttttgtgtaatttttaactctgtttgtttgtatgtatttgtttggaaatgtgctgcctcttggccaggactcccttgaaaaagaggtttttgatCTCAATGGGacattcctggttaaataaaggttaaataaataaaaaacctcatcaaaagacaccagtattaagccaatttcttttttttacttccttTTTAATATAGTTTTGGGTAATTTAGTTCTAAAGTTACATttgtttttccaattatttattAGAACTTCATTACTTCCCAGTTCgctaactgaagagctgcgctttgtgatgtctcttgttttattgttttaaattgagttttacttttatctgtttctagcTGTTTTCACAAAGTCAGCCAACCTCTTGCTTCCAAATGACCCTTATCCAGAAGTATCTGTGAGTGCCTCATCAGCAGAAAGTAAAGTGGAGAACTACCTCTCAGAGAAAAACGCACACATAAGAAAAGCGACCCACTTCAGTACTGGAAAGAACATCCTAATCTGTTTCCCTCTATGGCTGCTGTTGCGATCCCAGTGTGCCCCCTGTagctctgtggacagtttttgatttgtttacatctcaccccaaccggtcgcagcagatggctgcccctccctgagcctggttctgccggaggtttcttcctgtcaaaagggagtttttccttcccactgtcgccaaagtgcttgctcatagggggtcatatgattgttgggtttatcTATATACATTaatgcttgtatgcttttcatttatACTTTTGCTTTACTCTTCAGTTCATAATATAAAGTTACTTGAAtggtttctttttccttttttattttatattgcttTGCTGTTTACCACAACCTAAATATCATGTTCAAATGTATTACATTATTGTAAATGGTATTTGTACAAAATATAGTTTGAATAAGATaagatacctttattagtcccacaaggggaaatttcataattTGCATGTGGTATTTTCCCCTTTCACATTAAAATACCTTTGAAATACAAATTGAATACCGCTTaatggcctttttttttctaccaaGAAAACTTACTTTGGTTTACAATCTGCTAAACTGTTCACTTTAAACgactcaaaactgtaaaatctaaattgTAACTTCTCTTGAACACCTGAGACTTAaacaaaatttattttatttgttttatatctatTAACTTCTTTTGTAATCATGTAACTGGAGCATCTTTCTCTCATCTCTGTATGCTGCATATAACATAGATCACAATACAGCTTACTTTGCTTTAACTTGAAAATCAGCTGTATTCCATTTCCCTCCCTCTTGTGGTAAAAATAGCAAACTATGCTCATGTTGCATATTGCTCCCTCTAGTGTTATAAATGGCAACCG
This genomic window contains:
- the LOC102079725 gene encoding uncharacterized protein LOC102079725 — protein: MNIVTATQDGPKTVNLIGLALDNQNSGQKFRRKIQGSSDNLVYIEKCEESTSKKGVLRRQFPMKLAFACTAHKVQGMTMESAVVCLKRVFEPGMAYVALSRTTSLKGLYITDFDERKIYADPAITDALKNMRHASFENARPLLQFLKSVVPTVPTLTIIHHNAQGLPTHMEDMRCHHELSLADVLCITETHLSGSSVSPRFQLEQYNMATRNRHVSYTNHTDMAKVNGGGVAMYYKTILTAESRKYLQNVTDLEFVFVKVESPVTALIATVYRPPNYNHVRFLPQMQCLLDSLEMMNCQPIIVCGDFNEDLMSRGKNPIQELFQSRGYAQLITAATTEKHTLIDHLYISQPYACLQSGVLNTYHSYHNPIYCVIH